A genomic window from Xyrauchen texanus isolate HMW12.3.18 chromosome 31, RBS_HiC_50CHRs, whole genome shotgun sequence includes:
- the LOC127625454 gene encoding malignant fibrous histiocytoma-amplified sequence 1 homolog: protein MAEENNLKTAKLWRDAALRSRKLRSNLQLTLSVKNSQTITLPEDIKELEVLNLGNNSLQELPEGLGSTLTKLRILVLRRNKFATVPSAVFQLSQLVELDISHNWLGHFSEDIDLLKGLKKLCISHNKIKFLPSQIGTLQCLEELDISFNELHDCPRSFSQLRKLRTLDVDHNKLQRFPSEILALCDLEELDCSGNKLEGLPGNVMMLQSVKIMWLSSTHISSLPETFCDLQNLESLMLDNNFLTILPQSFGKLQKLKMLNLSSNSFEDFPQVIIKIASLEELYLSRNKLTFLPEEVGQLCNLTNLWLDNNRITFLPDSIVELGKLEELVLQGNQIAILPDNFGKLAKVNIWKVKDNPLIQPPYEVCMKGIPYIAAYQKELAHSQTAVKPRLKLVMMGQKSAGKTTLRQCIVSKPSDTKVAIGGRGIDVTNWVADVDRSLTFIVYDLSGKQNYDLIKPFFLSPGALYVLVVNLKSYTSKSFYTHIGCFLHLLSAKVPHAVVCIVGTHSDLCKEFEIEEMCLDIHRQISLQEKMDTECLRVLDLQLEKALEQGYDVRTCSPHVLFYGVSDKNLRRKKSQLQYMLNNRLQILSPVISVSCVAAQRNIQHLKEKLMMVADHKEIFPNLHRVLPKSWQMLEELHFKPQDLWLSWWDSARLGLQAGLTEDRLQSALSYLHESGKLLYFEDSLTLKEYVFHNLPRFIAILNVFFQRDLTTMLEKLEAEGDDEVSARSTQMHSHVDGFLSHGLLPSNVIRLLLKPLVQTQQDLHLIMELLEKMGVCYCVNKPHNKPLNGATVWYKFPSQVSNEEPHTEALASGGSSIPGQFFSVEQLQIEYRFPFLTPLGLFARYSVQINSLVVQRSDGKHHIFAYRGKVPVTVSYQPSQNRLQAGTLSISSHASLPNIWTAWQAIIPLVEELNFLLQEWPGLHYSVHVLCSKCLKRGSPNPHSFPGELLSQPRPEGLTEIICPKNGTERVSVALVYPPTPTAVSPSHK from the coding sequence ATGGCTGAGGAGAATAACCTGAAGACAGCCAAATTATGGAGGGATGCTGCTCTGCGCTCCAGGAAGCTGCGGAGCAATCTGCAGCTAACTCTCAGCGTCAAAAACAGCCAGACAATTACATTACCAGAGGACATTAAAGAGCTCGAGGTCCTCAATCTGGGTAATAACTCCCTGCAAGAGCTTCCAGAGGGACTGGGCTCAACCTTGACAAAGCTTCGCATCCTTGTTCTTCGCAGAAACAAGTTTGCCACTGTACCTTCTGCAGTTTTTCAACTTAGTCAATTGGTTGAGTTAGATATTAGTCACAACTGGCTGGGCCActtttcagaagacattgatctTTTGAAGGGGCTTAAGAAGCTGTGCATCAGTCATAACAAAATCAAATTTCTTCCATCTCAGATTGGGACTTTGCAGTGTCTTGAGGAACTGGATATCAGCTTTAATGAGTTGCATGATTGTCCCAGGTCATTCTCCCAGCTCAGGAAGCTCAGAACACTTGATGTGGATCACAACAAGCTGCAGCGTTTCCCCTCTGAAATTCTTGCCCTCTGTGACCTGGAGGAGCTCGACTGCTCTGGAAATAAACTAGAGGGTCTTCCTGGCAATGTCATGATGCTTCAATCTGTTAAAATCATGTGGCTGAGCAGCACCCATATCTCCTCCTTACCTGAAACATTCTGTGATCTGCAGAACTTGGAGAGTCTGATGCTCGATAATAATTTTCTCACAATCCTGCCGCAATCATTTGGAAAACTACAAAAGCTAAAAATGCTTAATCTCTCATCCAACTCCTTTGAAGATTTCCCTCAGGTTATTATCAAAATCGCTAGTTTGGAGGAGTTGTATTTAAGCCGTAATAAACTGACCTTCCTCCCCGAGGAGGTAGGACAGCTCTGTAATCTCACTAATTTGTGGTTGGACAATAATAGGATAACGTTTCTTCCAGATTCTATTGTAGAGCTGGGGAAATTAGAGGAGCTAGTGTTACAGGGTAACCAAATTGCCATACTTCCCGACAATTTTGGAAAACTTGCCAAAGTTAACATTTGGAAGGTGAAGGATAATCCTCTCATTCAGCCTCCGTATGAAGTGTGCATGAAAGGGATCCCCTACATAGCTGCCTATCAGAAGGAGCTTGCACACTCCCAGACTGCTGTAAAACCCAGACTGAAACTTGTTATGATGGGCCAGAAAAGTGCAGGGAAAACCACACTCAGGCAATGCATTGTCAGTAAACCATCAGACACCAAGGTGGCTATTGGTGGTAGGGGAATTGATGTTACAAACTGGGTAGCGGATGTTGATCGTAGTCTTACATTTATTGTGTATGATTTATCAGGTAAACAGAACTACGATCTTATCAAACCCTTTTTCCTCTCACCTGGAGCTCTTTATGTTTTGGTGGTTAATTTGAAATCATATACATCAAAGAGCTTTTACACTCATATTGGGTGTTTTCTCCACCTGCTCAGTGCCAAGGTGCCACATGCTGTTGTGTGCATTGTGGGGACCCACTCTGACCTTTGTAAGGAGTTTGAGATTGAAGAAATGTGCCTGGATATTCACAGACAGATTTCACTCCAGGAAAAGATGGACACTGAGTGCTTGCGAGTGCTTGACTTGCAGTTAGAAAAAGCCCTTGAACAGGGTTATGATGTCCGAACCTGTAGCCCCCATGTGCTCTTTTATGGGGTCTCGGATAAAAACTTGAGACGTAAGAAGTCCCAGTTGCAATATATGCTGAACAATCGATTACAAATCCTGTCTCCAGTAATTTCTGTCAGCTGTGTGGCAGCACAAAGGAACATCCAGCACTTGAAAGAGAAGCTCATGATGGTTGCTGATCACAAGGAGATTTTCCCCAACCTTCATAGAGTGCTACCCAAATCATGGCAGATGCTTGAGGAGCTGCATTTTAAGCCACAGGATTTATGGCTTTCCTGGTGGGATTCGGCCCGATTGGGCTTGCAGGCAGGGCTGACGGAGGACCGTCTGCAAAGTGCTCTCTCCTACCTACACGAGAGCGGTAAACTTTTGTACTTTGAAGACAGCTTGACACTGAAGGAATATGTCTTCCACAATCTGCCACGGTTTATTGCCATCTTGAATGTATTTTTTCAGAGGGACCTCACGACAATGCTTGAGAAACTTGAAGCTGAGGGAGATGATGAAGTGAGTGCCAGATCCACACAGATGCACAGTCATGTGGACGGTTTTCTGTCGCACGGCCTGCTGCCATCAAATGTCATTCGTTTGCTGCTTAAACCCTTAGTACAGACACAGCAGGACTTGCATCTGATCATGGAACTGCTGGAAAAGATGGGGGTCTGCTACTGTGTCAACAAACCTCACAATAAGCCACTTAATGGAGCCACCGTCTGGTATAAGTTCCCCAGTCAGGTCAGCAATGAGGAGCCCCATACTGAGGCCTTGGCCAGTGGGGGTTCGTCCATACCTGGTCAGTTCTTCTCAGTCGAACAACTGCAGATTGAATATAGGTTTCCTTTTCTAACCCCTCTTGGACTTTTTGCTCGATATAGTGTGCAAATCAACAGCCTCGTGGTGCAGCGATCCGACGGAAAGCATCACATCTTTGCGTATCGGGGTAAAGTGCCTGTGACTGTGAGTTACCAGCCCTCTCAGAACAGATTGCAGGCTGGGACCCTCTCGATTTCCAGCCATGCATCCTTGCCAAATATCTGGACAGCTTGGCAAGCCATTATTCCTCTAGTGGAAGAGTTAAACTTTCTTCTGCAGGAATGGCCTGGCCTTCACTACTCTGTGCATGTCCTGTGTTCCAAGTGCCTGAAGAGAGGGTCTCCAAACCCACATTCCTTTCCAG
- the LOC127625460 gene encoding 3'-5' exoribonuclease 1-like — MSQHMEPQKDISQPANEIAASGKEQEERCCSNTCDKNEVQEPSSPNQGDFSDPIYKEIALANGTINRMNREELRAKCAELKLDTRGVKDVLKKRLKNYYKKQKLMHSAAADGNSDVYYDYICVVDFEATCEESNPPDYLHEIIEFPMVLIDTHTLEIVDSFQEYVKPEVNPQLSNFCVKLTGITQKMVDEANTFHAVLKRAVSWLQQKELGTKYSYMFLTHGSWDMGKFLYTQCRLSRIRYPNFARKWINIRKSYRNFYKVPRTQTKLICMLENLGMHYEGSPHCGLDDSRNIGRIAIHMLQDGCQLRVNECLHSGEPRSVPISAPIEGAPAPQNPKRRD; from the exons ATGTCACAACACATGGAGCCACAGAAAGACATCAGTCAACCTGCAAATGAGATTGCAGCGTCTGGGAAAGAACAAGAGGAACGATGCTGCTCTAAT ACCTGTGATAAAAATGAGGTGCAGGAGCCTTCATCCCCGAATCAGGGAGATTTCAGTGACCCGATATATAAGGAGATTGCGCTGGCAAATGGCACCATCAACCGAATGAACAGAGAAGAGTTGCGGGCGAAATGTGCTGAACTGAAACTTGACACACG GGGTGTTAAGGATGTGCTGAAGAAGCGCCTCAAAAACTACTACAAAAAACAGAAACTGATGCATTCTGCTGCTGCAGATGGGAACAGTGATGTATACTATGACTACATCTGTGTGGTGGATTTCGAGGCTACGTGTGAGGAGAGTAACCCTCCTGACTACCTACATGAAATCATTGAGTTCCCCATGGTTTTGATCGACACGCACACTTTGGAGATT GTAGACTCATTTCAAGAGTATGTGAAGCCAGAGGTTAACCCACAACTGTCTAATTTTTGTGTAAAACTTACAGGAATTACACAG AAAATGGTGGATGAGGCAAATACATTTCATGCAGTTCTAAAACGAGCAGTTTCTTGGCTACAGCAGAAAGAACTTGGCACAAAGTACAGCTATATGTTTTTGACACATGG GTCATGGGACATGGGAAAATTTCTTTATACTCAATGCCGATTGAGTCGCATCAGATACCCAAATTTCGCCAGAAAATGGATCAATATCAGAAAGTCTTATAGAAACTTTTATAAG GTTCCACGTACTCAGACTAAACTCATCTGCATGCTGGAGAATCTCGGCATGCATTACGAAGGGAGTCCCCACTGTGGACTAGATGACTCCCGCAACATTGGCAGAATTGCTATTCACATGCTGCAGGATGGCTGTCAGCTGCGCGTGAACGAGTGCTTGCATTCAGGGGAACCACGGAGTGTGCCCATCTCTGCCCCTATTGAAGGAGCACCAGCACCTCAAAATCCCAAGAGAAGAGACTAA
- the LOC127625461 gene encoding protein phosphatase 1 regulatory subunit 3B-like, whose protein sequence is MPIELATQLYLSNEEFLNTRTAKYNRPLRPCIHQCQSTKLSFSSPRWQSELNGVSAPLAVPGKAKKQVSFADHKGHALTMVKMFSEFNDPIDIPSNIEQFFTASLTLSEGKGKLSLDFEQPSADYLKFRQRIENDHVCLEHCMLKEKSIAGTVKVKNLSFEKSVKLRITFDDWKCCTDIVCQYVKDTYTGSDRDTFSFEADLPDQVPPHECIEFAICYEVNGFAIWDNNQGQNYRIIQSTLKRSSNDSSGGHQRCGVSDWDINFDRYGSPRCSHGIFPNWPSYAGYEEIGPYY, encoded by the coding sequence ATGCCGATCGAACTGGCCACGCAGCTTTATCTGTCAAATGAAGAGTTCTTGAACACGAGGACGGCTAAATACAACAGGCCCTTGCGGCCATGTATACATCAATGTCAAAGTACCAAGCTTAGTTTTAGCTCACCTAGATGGCAGTCAGAATTGAATGGGGTCAGTGCACCTTTAGCGGTGCCCGGGAAGGCCAAAAAACAAGTCTCTTTTGCTGATCACAAGGGCCATGCCTTGACGATGGTGAAGATGTTTTCTGAATTTAATGACCCCATAGACATCCCATCCAACATTGAGCAGTTTTTTACAGCTTCGCTGACTCTGTCAGAGGGGAAGGGCAAGTTAAGCCTTGACTTTGAGCAGCCATCTGCAGATTACTTAAAGTTTCGCCAACGTATAGAAAATGATCACGTCTGCCTCGAGCACTGCATGCTGAAGGAAAAATCTATTGCAGGCACGGTCAAAGTCAAAAATCTTTCCTTTGAGAAGTCGGTTAAGCTTCGCATTACGTTTGACGATTGGAAGTGCTGCACTGACATAGTATGTCAGTACGTTAAAGACACTTACACCGGCTCGGACCGTGACACCTTCTCGTTCGAAGCAGATTTGCCTGATCAAGTGCCTCCACATGAATGCATTGAGTTTGCCATCTGCTATGAGGTCAATGGCTTTGCGATCTGGGATAACAACCAAGGGCAGAATTACAGAATCATTCAGTCAACACTGAAGAGGAGTTCAAATGACTCAAGTGGTGGCCATCAGCGATGTGGTGTGAGTGATTGGGACATTAATTTTGACCGATATGGAAGTCCCAGATGTTCACATGGAATCTTTCCCAATTGGCCAAGTTATGCTGGATATGAAGAAATAGGTCCGTATTACTAG